A genome region from Nicotiana tabacum cultivar K326 chromosome 13, ASM71507v2, whole genome shotgun sequence includes the following:
- the LOC107774140 gene encoding putative methyltransferase PMT15: MAGSNPTPYYTPTSKHTAATYHSPFPLKRPNLYSLVAITFLCSAFYFTGLWQNRGSSSVITTSNIVHTTIPCFPSKNTSTNSPTSSSSSKSTQKLDFTTHHSTDDVGGVTPDDSIKIYPPCDIKYSEYTPCEDPERSLKFNRNRLIYRERHCPEKKELLKCRIPAPYGYKNPFKWPISRDLAWYANVPHKELTVEKAVQNWIRYEGDRFRFPGGGTMFPNGADAYIDDIGKLINLNDGSIRTAIDTGCGVASWGAYLLSRNIIAISFAPRDSHEAQVQFALERGVPALIGVIASKRLPYPSRAFDMAHCSRCLIPWGEYDGTYLIEVDRVLRPGGFWILSGPPIRWRKYWKGWARTREDLNAEQNKIEQVAKRLCWKKFVEKDDIAIWQKPYNHVKCTEFRRRVKNPPMCPVQDPDKAWYTKIETCLTPLPEVSSEEEVAGGQVEKWPKRLHEIPPRISRGTINGVTEEDFQKDSQLWKRRVSYYKSVNNQLDQPERYRNILDMNAFLGGFAANLVDDPVWEMNIVPVEAKVNTLGVIYERGLIGTYQSWCEAMSTYPRTYDLIHADSVFTLYENRCEMEDIMLELDRILRPEGSVIIRDDVDILIKLKRIGDGLNWDSQIIDHEDGPLEREKLLFAVKSYWTAPTAQGS; the protein is encoded by the exons ATGGCGGGTTCTAACCCAACCCCTTATTATACTCCAACCTCCAAACACACAGCAGCTACCTACCATTCTCCTTTTCCTTTGAAAAGACCCAATCTTTACTCTTTAGTTGCCATCACTTTTCTCTGTTCTGCTTTTTACTTCACTGGTTTATGGCAAAATAGAGGCAGTAGCAGTGTCATCACCACTTCCAATATTGTCCACACTACCATCCCCTGTTTCCCATCTAAAAATACCTCCACCAATTCccctacttcttcttcttcttcaaaatccACCCAAAAACTAGACTTCACCACCCACCACTCCACCGACGACGTCGGAGGTGTTACACCTGATGATTCAATCAAAATTTACCCCCCTTGTGACATAAAGTACAGTGAGTACACCCCATGTGAAGACCCTGAAAGATCATTGAAATTCAACAGAAACAGATTGATATACAGAGAAAGGCATTGCCCAGAAAAGAAGGAACTTTTAAAATGCCGTATTCCTGCACCATATGGTTACAAGAATCCATTTAAATGGCCAATTAGTAGGGATCTTGCATGGTATGCTAATGTACCACACAAAGAATTGACAGTGGAAAAAGCTGTTCAAAACTGGATAAGATATGAAGGGGACAGGTTTAGATTTCCTGGTGGTGGGACTATGTTCCCTAATGGTGCGGAtgcgtatattgatgatattggCAAGTTGATTAATCTTAATGATGGTTCCATTAGAACCGCAATTGATACTGGCTGTGGG GTAGCGAGTTGGGGAGCTTACCTATTGTCCCGAAATATCATAGCCATATCATTTGCACCCAGGGATTCACATGAAGCACAAGTTCAATTTGCACTTGAGCGAGGAGTACCCGCTCTGATCGGAGTTATTGCCTCCAAGAGGCTTCCCTATCCATCTAGAGCTTTTGACATGGCGCATTGCTCTCGTTGTCTCATTCCGTGGGGCGAGTATGATGGTACATATTTGATTGAAGTCGATAGAGTCCTGAGACCTGGTGGATTTTGGATACTCTCTGGCCCTCCGATCCGCTGGAGAAAATATTGGAAAGGCTGGGCAAGAACAAGGGAAGACCTAAATGCTGAACAAAATAAAATTGAGCAGGTAGCTAAACGACTCTGCTGGAAAAAGTTTGTTGAAAAGGATGATATTGCTATATGGCAGAAGCCATACAATCATGTTAAGTGCACGGAATTTCGAAGGAGAGTAAAAAATCCACCAATGTGCCCTGTTCAGGATCCTGATAAAGCCTG GTATACAAAAATTGAAACTTGTTTAACTCCCTTACCAGAAGTTTCAAGCGAAGAAGAGGTGGCTGGTGGTCAAGTGGAAAAGTGGCCTAAAAGATTACATGAGATACCACCGAGGATAAGCAGGGGAACGATAAATGGGGTCACGGAGGAAGATTTCCAGAAGGATTCTCAGCTATGGAAAAGAAGAGTTTCATATTACAAGTCAGTGAATAACCAGCTCGACCAACCAGAGAGATACAGGAATATTTTAGATATGAATGCATTCCTAGGTGGCTTTGCTGCTAACTTGGTTGATGATCCTGTTTGGGAGATGAATATAGTTCCTGTTGAAGCTAAGGTCAATACACTTGGTGTCATTTATGAAAGAGGATTAATTGGAACATACCAAAGCTG GTGTGAGGCTATGTCAACATACCCACGAACATATGATCTTATTCATGCTGATTCAGTATTTACTCTCTACGAAAATAG ATGTGAAATGGAAgatattatgcttgaattggaTAGGATATTAAGGCCAGAAGGAAGTGTAATAATCCGAGATGACGTAGATATATTGATCAAACTGAAGAGGATAGGGGATGGGCTGAACTGGGATAGTCAAATTATTGATCATGAAGATGGACCACTCGAAAGGGAGAAGCTTCTGTTTGCAGTAAAATCATATTGGACAGCGCCAACTGCTCAAGGATCTTAA